The Daucus carota subsp. sativus chromosome 2, DH1 v3.0, whole genome shotgun sequence genome includes a window with the following:
- the LOC108206244 gene encoding nudix hydrolase 14, chloroplastic isoform X1, translating into MTTALNSAVFHLRLLSSSPISIYSKCNFRAFCSKMSSESSPKLTHSISLPTRSGEPVQVIAAPGLSESDFRNAIDSSLFHQWLKNIQTDSGLLVNGQMSLKQVLIQGVDMFGKRVGFLKFKADIVDKETGSKVPGIVFARGPAVAVLILLDSEGKTYAVLTEQVRVPVGKLILELPAGMLDDDNGDVVGTAVREVEEETGIQLNLEDMVDLTAFLDPSTGCAVFPSPGGCDEEISLFLYRGNVSKETITQLQGKETGLREHGELIKVHVIPYEKLWRSTADAKALMAIALYEMSKKEGLLPPQRS; encoded by the exons ATGACGACGGCGCTCAATTCCGCAGTGTTCCATCTGAGATTACTATCATCTTCCCCAATTTCAATTTACAGTAAGTGCAACTTTAGGGCTTTTTGTTCCAAAATGTCTTCCGAGTCATCTCCAAAACTCACTCACTCCATTAGCTTGCCCACTCGCTCCGGCGAACCCGTTCAAGTTATCGCCGCTCCCGGACTCTCCGAGTCTGATTTTAG GAATGCTATTGACTCCTCTTTGTTTCACCAGTGGCTTAAAAATATCCAGACAGACTCTGGGTTACTGGTAAATGGGCAGATGTCCTTGAAACAAGTACTTATACAG GGAGTGGATATGTTTGGCAAGCGTGTGGGCTTTCTCAAATTCAAAGCAGATATTGTCGACAAGGAAACAGGGAGTaag GTTCCAGGTATTGTGTTTGCTCGAGGGCCAGCTGTAGCAGTGCTAATCCTTTTGGACTCGGAAGGCAAGACATATGCTGTGCTCACAGAGCAG GTTAGGGTTCCTGTTGGAAAACTTATACTGGAGTTACCAGCTGGAATGTTGGATGATGATAATGGTGATGTTGTTGGGACAGCTGTTCGGGAG GTTGAGGAGGAGACAGGGATACAGTTGAATCTGGAAGACATGGTTGACCTTACTGCCTTTCTGGATCCATCAACTGGTTGCGCAGTTTTTCCTTCCCCG GGTGGGTGCGACGAAGAAATTAGTTTGTTTCTGTATAGAGGAAATGTAAGTAAAGAGACTATCACACAGCTCCAAGGAAAAGAGACGGGGCTTCGGGAACATGGTGAGTTGATCAAGGTGCATGTCATCCCGTATGAAAAACTGTGGCGCAGTACAGCTGATGCGAAAGCTCTCATGGCGATTGCCCTTTATGAGATGAGCAAGAAAGAAGGGCTGCTGCCTCCACAAAGAAGCTGA
- the LOC108207623 gene encoding blue copper protein 1b produces MASIKYFVALVLFSAVVGPASATDFIVGDSDGWRTNFDYKTWAASKEFHVGDNLIFRYSPGLHNVHRADLVSFQNCTPSATSVALTTGNDKVALASSGRKWYLCTKATHCATGNMKLAITVLPQVGSPALAPALAPAYSAATRHGAATICLAWIAAALGTFIMMMIMN; encoded by the exons ATGGCCTCGATTAAATATTTTGTTGCATTGGTTCTTTTTTCAGCAGTTGTTGGTCCTGCATCCGCCACTGACTTTATAGTTGGAGACTCAGACGGTTGGAGAACCAATTTTGATTACAAAACCTGGGCCGCCAGCAAAGAGTTTCACGTTGGCGACAATCTCA TTTTCAGGTACTCTCCGGGACTTCACAATGTTCACAGAGCGGATTTAGTCTCGTTTCAAAATTGTACACCATCCGCGACAAGTGTGGCTCTTACTACCGGAAATGATAAGGTTGCTCTTGCAAGTTCAGGGAGAAAATGGTATTTGTGCACCAAAGCCACTCATTGTGCCACCGGAAATATGAAGCTTGCTATAACAGTGTTGCCTCAAGTAGGGTCTCCAGCACTAGCACCGGCACTGGCACCTGCTTATTCAGCAGCTACTAGACATGGAGCTGCTACAATATGTTTGGCATGGATTGCTGCAGCACTTGGTACATTCATCATGATGATGATTATGAATTGA
- the LOC108206244 gene encoding nudix hydrolase 14, chloroplastic isoform X2: MSLKQVLIQGVDMFGKRVGFLKFKADIVDKETGSKVPGIVFARGPAVAVLILLDSEGKTYAVLTEQVRVPVGKLILELPAGMLDDDNGDVVGTAVREVEEETGIQLNLEDMVDLTAFLDPSTGCAVFPSPGGCDEEISLFLYRGNVSKETITQLQGKETGLREHGELIKVHVIPYEKLWRSTADAKALMAIALYEMSKKEGLLPPQRS, translated from the exons ATGTCCTTGAAACAAGTACTTATACAG GGAGTGGATATGTTTGGCAAGCGTGTGGGCTTTCTCAAATTCAAAGCAGATATTGTCGACAAGGAAACAGGGAGTaag GTTCCAGGTATTGTGTTTGCTCGAGGGCCAGCTGTAGCAGTGCTAATCCTTTTGGACTCGGAAGGCAAGACATATGCTGTGCTCACAGAGCAG GTTAGGGTTCCTGTTGGAAAACTTATACTGGAGTTACCAGCTGGAATGTTGGATGATGATAATGGTGATGTTGTTGGGACAGCTGTTCGGGAG GTTGAGGAGGAGACAGGGATACAGTTGAATCTGGAAGACATGGTTGACCTTACTGCCTTTCTGGATCCATCAACTGGTTGCGCAGTTTTTCCTTCCCCG GGTGGGTGCGACGAAGAAATTAGTTTGTTTCTGTATAGAGGAAATGTAAGTAAAGAGACTATCACACAGCTCCAAGGAAAAGAGACGGGGCTTCGGGAACATGGTGAGTTGATCAAGGTGCATGTCATCCCGTATGAAAAACTGTGGCGCAGTACAGCTGATGCGAAAGCTCTCATGGCGATTGCCCTTTATGAGATGAGCAAGAAAGAAGGGCTGCTGCCTCCACAAAGAAGCTGA
- the LOC108208557 gene encoding growth-regulating factor 10 — MEPCNPSSKIARIAEHGRESRICDKGRPRSNCSFTFLQLEELKDQVLIYKYIENAIPVPHHLLVPICKSVAHSLNGLKGLEFVGGLDCCNYRKNMEPEPGRCRRTDGKKWRCNRDVARPDQKYCDRHLHRGGSRLKQQHNSGGEMLPAKSVSCIPNTTDALN, encoded by the exons ATGGAACCATGTAATCCTTCTTCCAAGATTGCTCGAATTGCTGAACATG GCAGGGAATCCAGAATTTGTGACAAGGGGAGACCGCGTAGCAACTGCAGCTTCACATTTTTACAGCTCGAAGAGCTTAAAGATCAAGTGCTGATTTACAAATATATAGAGAATGCAATCCCCGTTCCTCATCATCTACTTGTTCCTATATGTAAAAGTGTTGCTCATTCCCTCAATGGTCTTAAAG GTTTGGAGTTTGTTGGTGGGTTGGATTGTTGCAACTATAGGAAGAACATGGAACCTGAACCAGGGAGGTGCAGGAGAACTGATGGGAAGAAATGGAGGTGTAACAGAGATGTTGCTAGACCAGATCAGAAGTACTGCGACAGGCATTTGCACCGAGGAGGCAGCCGGTTAAAACAGCAGCATAATTCAGGGGGGGAAATGTTACCGGCTAAAAGTGTGAGTTGTATCCCAAACACCACAGATGCCTTGAACTAA